From uncultured Roseateles sp., the proteins below share one genomic window:
- a CDS encoding 50S ribosomal protein L25/general stress protein Ctc, with protein MKFAAFERTLQGTGASRRLRISGKVPGIVFGAGEPAMIELDHNALFHALKKEAFHSTILEMELAGKAEQVLLRDFQMHPYKPLVLHVDFQRVDATTKITKKIPLHFINEESSPAVKTENCLVNHVVTELLITCLAKELPEFLTVDLGQLTKSTTLHVNDIQLPAGTKVVTHGKPNPVIVSVTAKVEEEVIVAPVAAAPVPAKGKGKK; from the coding sequence ATGAAATTTGCCGCTTTTGAGCGCACATTGCAGGGGACCGGAGCGAGCCGCCGCCTGCGCATCTCGGGCAAAGTGCCTGGTATCGTTTTTGGTGCCGGCGAGCCCGCGATGATCGAGCTCGATCACAACGCTCTGTTCCACGCGCTGAAGAAGGAAGCCTTCCACAGCACCATCCTCGAGATGGAACTGGCCGGCAAGGCCGAGCAAGTGCTGCTGCGCGACTTCCAGATGCACCCGTACAAGCCCCTGGTGCTGCACGTGGACTTCCAGCGCGTCGATGCAACGACCAAGATCACCAAGAAGATCCCGCTGCACTTCATCAACGAAGAGTCGTCGCCGGCCGTCAAGACCGAGAACTGCCTGGTCAACCACGTCGTCACCGAGCTGCTGATCACCTGCCTGGCCAAGGAACTGCCTGAGTTCCTGACCGTGGACCTGGGTCAGCTGACCAAGAGCACGACACTGCACGTCAACGACATCCAGCTGCCTGCCGGCACCAAGGTCGTGACCCACGGCAAGCCCAACCCCGTGATCGTCTCCGTGACCGCCAAGGTCGAGGAAGAAGTGATCGTGGCTCCCGTGGCCGCTGCACCGGTTCCTGCCAAGGGCAAGGGCAAGAAATAA
- the ispE gene encoding 4-(cytidine 5'-diphospho)-2-C-methyl-D-erythritol kinase — MLALYDVAAPAKLNLFLHVVGRRADGYHLLQSVFVLIDWCDTLHFERRGDGRLARHDLTEPLPADDLCLRAARALQTASGCSFGADIHIAKQVPSGAGMGGGSSDAASTLLALNRLWGLNWPLSRLLPLGLSLGADVPFFLGGRPAFVEGIGEILTPLQLPAQQFAVLKPQVSLPTSQIFSSPLLARDTPAVIVAGFPADTSSERLKKVSDEITEITTTMIAQGFGHNDLQPPAESQCAEVVEALELLKARFGDSRMTGSGSAVFARMNEIQGTSESPKIPEDLPPGWAGRMCRSLELHPLVGWAAD, encoded by the coding sequence ATGCTGGCCCTGTACGACGTGGCCGCACCGGCCAAGCTGAATCTGTTCCTGCACGTCGTCGGCCGCCGGGCCGACGGCTATCACCTGCTGCAATCGGTGTTCGTGCTGATCGACTGGTGCGACACCCTGCACTTCGAACGCCGCGGCGATGGCCGGCTGGCCCGTCACGACCTGACCGAGCCGCTGCCGGCCGATGACCTGTGCCTGCGCGCGGCTCGTGCGCTGCAAACCGCCAGCGGCTGCAGCTTCGGCGCCGACATCCACATTGCCAAGCAGGTGCCCTCGGGCGCCGGCATGGGCGGTGGCTCGTCCGATGCGGCCAGCACGCTGCTGGCGCTGAACCGGCTGTGGGGCCTGAACTGGCCGCTGTCGCGCCTGCTGCCCCTAGGTCTGAGCCTCGGTGCTGACGTGCCCTTCTTCCTCGGCGGCCGGCCCGCCTTCGTCGAAGGCATAGGCGAAATCCTCACGCCTTTGCAGCTACCCGCGCAGCAGTTTGCGGTGCTCAAACCGCAGGTCTCGCTGCCCACTTCTCAAATTTTTTCGAGCCCCCTCTTGGCACGTGACACGCCTGCTGTTATAGTAGCGGGCTTTCCTGCAGACACTTCTTCGGAACGATTGAAGAAAGTCAGCGACGAGATCACTGAGATCACCACGACGATGATCGCCCAAGGCTTCGGTCACAACGACCTGCAGCCTCCGGCCGAGAGTCAATGTGCCGAAGTGGTTGAAGCGCTGGAACTGCTGAAGGCCCGGTTTGGCGATAGCCGAATGACGGGCTCGGGCAGTGCGGTGTTTGCAAGAATGAACGAAATTCAAGGCACGTCTGAATCGCCTAAAATTCCGGAGGATCTTCCTCCCGGATGGGCAGGCAGGATGTGCCGGAGTCTGGAGCTACACCCGCTGGTCGGTTGGGCTGCAGACTGA
- a CDS encoding tetratricopeptide repeat protein — protein sequence MPDFLRRTTLSRLLSQGLTVAVMCSAFAAASSHAQDQPAAEEPPAPIYNSELDAPLFYQLLIGEMELQSGEPGNAFQVLLDAARRTGDETLFRRVIGIALQARAGDQALVAARAWRQLAPESTEALQTTVQLLLGLNRLGELSEPLGALLKFTPPDQRAGAIASLPRLLQRLPEPKRVLAAIEPVLKPYLLQADTLVPAHVSLARLTLAAGDAPAALSLLKTASAKEPGAEGPALVALEMLATDAEAEALVLAHLQAKPDSDFVRLAYGRTLARAQRHGDAIRELVTVTRSNPELLSAWMSLGALQLDLRHPAEAEAALNAYLTQADAASKDGKTNPEAGPEARQQAYLLLAQAAELKGDLKGAEAWLAKVGDSKELLQVQYRRASVLARQGKLEQGRKLLQALPEQGDDDIKAKLTAEVQLLRDAKQWQAAYEVLDAANKRFEDDANLLYEQSMLAEKLNRMDEMERLLRKVIALKPDYHHAYNALGYSLAERNLRLDEAKRLIQKALELAPNEPFLLDSLGWVEYRMGQKNEALRLLQQAYKSRPDTEIAAHLGELLWVTGQQDEAKRVWREGAGRDRTNEVLRETLARLRVSL from the coding sequence ATGCCCGACTTTCTTCGCCGTACAACCCTGTCCCGTTTGCTGTCTCAGGGGTTGACCGTCGCCGTGATGTGCTCGGCATTCGCAGCCGCCAGCAGCCATGCCCAGGATCAGCCGGCCGCCGAGGAGCCCCCGGCGCCCATCTACAACTCGGAACTGGACGCACCGCTGTTCTACCAGCTGTTGATCGGCGAGATGGAATTGCAGTCGGGCGAGCCGGGCAATGCCTTCCAGGTGCTGCTGGACGCCGCCCGCCGCACCGGCGACGAGACGCTGTTCCGCCGCGTCATCGGCATTGCGTTGCAGGCACGCGCTGGCGACCAGGCCCTGGTCGCCGCCCGCGCCTGGCGCCAGCTCGCGCCCGAGTCCACCGAGGCACTGCAAACCACGGTGCAGCTGCTGCTGGGCCTGAACCGTCTGGGAGAGCTGAGCGAACCGCTGGGCGCACTGCTCAAGTTCACGCCGCCCGACCAGCGCGCGGGAGCGATTGCCTCCCTGCCCCGCCTGCTGCAGCGTCTGCCTGAGCCCAAGCGCGTGCTCGCGGCCATCGAGCCGGTGCTGAAACCCTATCTGCTGCAAGCCGACACCCTGGTCCCGGCCCATGTCAGCCTGGCCAGGCTGACCCTGGCCGCGGGCGACGCCCCCGCGGCGCTGAGCCTGCTGAAGACCGCCTCGGCCAAGGAGCCCGGCGCCGAAGGCCCGGCCCTGGTGGCACTGGAGATGCTGGCCACCGATGCAGAGGCGGAAGCCCTGGTGCTGGCCCACCTGCAAGCCAAACCGGACAGCGACTTCGTGCGCCTGGCCTATGGCCGCACGCTGGCCCGTGCCCAGCGACACGGCGACGCGATACGCGAACTGGTGACCGTCACCCGCTCCAACCCGGAACTGCTGAGCGCCTGGATGAGCCTGGGCGCGCTGCAACTCGATCTGCGTCACCCCGCCGAGGCCGAGGCAGCGCTGAATGCCTACCTGACCCAGGCCGACGCTGCCAGCAAGGACGGCAAGACCAATCCCGAGGCAGGTCCGGAGGCGCGCCAGCAGGCTTACCTGCTGCTGGCTCAGGCGGCCGAGCTCAAGGGCGATCTGAAGGGGGCGGAGGCCTGGCTGGCCAAGGTCGGCGACAGCAAGGAACTGCTGCAGGTGCAGTACCGCCGCGCCTCGGTGCTGGCGCGCCAGGGCAAACTGGAACAGGGCCGCAAGCTGCTGCAGGCCCTGCCCGAACAGGGCGACGACGACATCAAGGCCAAGCTCACCGCCGAGGTCCAGCTGCTGCGCGATGCCAAGCAATGGCAGGCCGCCTACGAGGTGCTGGACGCGGCCAACAAGCGCTTCGAGGACGACGCCAACCTGCTCTACGAGCAATCGATGCTGGCCGAAAAACTCAATCGCATGGATGAGATGGAGCGCCTGCTGCGCAAAGTCATTGCGCTCAAGCCGGACTACCACCACGCCTACAACGCGCTGGGCTATTCGTTGGCCGAGCGCAACCTGCGACTGGACGAGGCCAAGCGCCTGATCCAGAAAGCGCTGGAACTGGCTCCCAACGAGCCCTTCCTGCTCGACAGCCTGGGCTGGGTCGAATACCGCATGGGTCAGAAGAACGAAGCGCTGCGCCTGCTGCAACAGGCCTACAAGTCAAGACCTGACACCGAAATCGCCGCCCACCTGGGCGAGTTGCTGTGGGTGACGGGCCAGCAGGACGAGGCCAAGCGTGTCTGGCGCGAAGGCGCCGGCCGCGACCGCACGAACGAAGTGCTGCGCGAGACGCTGGCCCGCCTGCGCGTGTCGCTGTGA
- a CDS encoding M20 family metallopeptidase, producing the protein MSKHAALIESLDIAGLQAVLARRIAYRTESQLPESAPELRRYLTEEMAPSFAALGFQTEIWENPVAGGPPFMFAHRFEDAALPTVLMYGHGDVVPGDETRWRKAASPWALEVKDGRWYGRGSADNKGQHSINLAAIGHLLKHQGRLGFNVKWLLEMGEEVGSPGLQQICEQRKPALAADVFIASDGPRLRTEAPTLFLGSRGVMNFKLELVAREGAHHSGNWGGLLANPGVILASAIASIVDAHGVIQVEGLRPPPLPDSVRQALSTVQPGEPGGPEIDPQWGEPGLSPAERVFGWNSVEVLAFRAGNPDRPVNAIPPRAVAFMQIRFVVGKDPHGFIPALREHLDAKGFGQVQLSQEGSEIMLATRTDPDSAWVRFAVRSLTETTGQAPVLLPNLGGSLPNDCFAGTLGLPTIWVPHSAPTCSQHAPDEHLPAYSGEQGLAIMVGLLADLGEGWPAGTRA; encoded by the coding sequence ATGAGCAAACACGCTGCCCTGATCGAAAGCCTGGACATCGCCGGCCTGCAAGCGGTGCTGGCCCGGCGCATCGCCTACCGCACCGAGAGCCAGCTGCCCGAGTCGGCACCTGAGTTGCGCCGCTATCTGACCGAGGAGATGGCGCCCAGCTTCGCCGCCCTGGGCTTCCAGACCGAGATCTGGGAGAACCCGGTGGCTGGCGGCCCGCCGTTCATGTTCGCCCATCGCTTCGAGGATGCGGCGCTGCCGACGGTGCTGATGTACGGCCACGGCGACGTTGTGCCCGGTGACGAGACGCGCTGGCGCAAGGCCGCCTCGCCCTGGGCGCTGGAGGTCAAGGACGGCCGCTGGTATGGCCGCGGCAGCGCCGACAACAAGGGCCAGCACAGCATCAATCTGGCTGCCATCGGCCATCTGCTCAAGCATCAGGGGCGGCTGGGCTTCAACGTCAAATGGCTGCTCGAGATGGGCGAGGAGGTCGGCTCGCCCGGCCTGCAGCAGATCTGCGAACAGCGCAAGCCGGCGCTGGCGGCCGATGTCTTCATCGCCTCCGACGGTCCCCGTCTGCGTACCGAGGCGCCGACCCTGTTCCTGGGTTCGCGCGGCGTGATGAATTTCAAGTTGGAGCTGGTCGCCCGCGAGGGTGCCCATCACTCGGGCAACTGGGGCGGCCTGCTGGCCAATCCGGGTGTGATTCTTGCCAGCGCGATTGCCAGCATCGTCGATGCCCATGGCGTGATACAGGTCGAAGGCCTGCGTCCGCCACCTCTTCCCGACTCGGTGCGCCAGGCGCTGAGCACGGTGCAGCCGGGCGAGCCCGGCGGGCCGGAGATAGACCCGCAATGGGGCGAGCCGGGCCTGAGCCCGGCCGAGCGGGTATTCGGCTGGAACTCGGTCGAGGTGCTGGCCTTTCGCGCCGGCAATCCGGACCGGCCGGTGAATGCGATACCGCCACGGGCCGTGGCCTTCATGCAGATCAGATTCGTCGTTGGCAAGGACCCGCATGGCTTCATTCCGGCGCTGCGCGAGCATCTGGACGCCAAGGGTTTCGGCCAGGTGCAGCTGTCGCAGGAGGGCTCCGAGATCATGCTGGCCACGCGTACCGACCCCGACAGTGCCTGGGTGCGCTTTGCCGTGCGCTCGCTGACCGAGACCACGGGCCAGGCGCCGGTGCTGCTGCCCAATCTGGGCGGCTCACTGCCCAACGATTGCTTTGCCGGCACCCTGGGCCTGCCGACGATCTGGGTGCCCCATTCGGCACCGACCTGCTCGCAGCACGCCCCCGACGAGCATCTGCCCGCCTATTCCGGCGAGCAGGGCCTGGCCATCATGGTGGGCCTGCTGGCCGATCTGGGCGAAGGCTGGCCGGCAGGAACCAGGGCCTAG
- a CDS encoding ribose-phosphate pyrophosphokinase: MLFNTVLFTGNANPVLSQEIATHLGVELGKAVVGRFSDGEVTVEIQQNVRARDVFVIQPTCAPTNENLMELLIMVDALKRASARRITAVIPYYGYARQDRRPRSTRVPISAKVVANLLETVGVERVLTMDLHADQIQGFFDIPVDNIYASPVLLSDLKSRNYQDLVVVSPDVGGVVRARALAKQLGCDLAIIDKRRPAANVSEVMHVIGEIDGRNCVIMDDMIDTAGTLVKAAEVLKDRGAKSVFAYCTHPILSGPAIERIQGSQLDEVVISNTIPLNDAAKACGKIRQLSVAFLFAETIRRISDGESVTSLFSDQNNNF, translated from the coding sequence GTGCTGTTCAACACCGTTCTGTTCACCGGGAACGCCAATCCAGTTCTCTCCCAGGAAATTGCCACCCACCTCGGGGTGGAACTCGGCAAAGCCGTGGTCGGTCGTTTCTCCGATGGTGAAGTCACCGTCGAGATCCAGCAAAACGTGCGGGCTCGCGATGTCTTCGTGATCCAGCCGACCTGTGCGCCGACCAACGAAAACCTGATGGAACTGCTGATCATGGTCGATGCCCTGAAGCGCGCCAGCGCTCGCCGCATCACCGCCGTGATCCCCTACTACGGCTATGCCCGCCAGGACCGCCGCCCGCGCTCGACGCGCGTGCCGATCTCGGCCAAGGTGGTCGCCAATCTGCTGGAAACCGTCGGCGTCGAACGCGTGCTGACGATGGACCTGCATGCCGACCAGATCCAGGGATTCTTCGACATCCCCGTCGACAATATCTACGCCTCGCCGGTGCTGCTGTCCGACCTGAAGAGCCGCAACTACCAGGATCTGGTGGTGGTGAGCCCCGACGTCGGCGGCGTGGTCCGCGCCCGGGCCCTTGCCAAGCAGCTGGGCTGCGACCTGGCCATCATCGACAAGCGCCGTCCGGCGGCCAATGTCTCCGAAGTGATGCACGTGATCGGCGAGATCGACGGCCGCAACTGCGTGATCATGGATGACATGATCGATACCGCCGGCACCCTGGTGAAGGCCGCCGAGGTGCTGAAGGACCGTGGCGCCAAGAGCGTGTTTGCCTATTGCACCCACCCCATCCTGTCGGGCCCGGCGATCGAACGCATCCAGGGTTCGCAGCTGGACGAGGTGGTGATCAGCAACACCATTCCGTTGAACGATGCGGCCAAGGCTTGCGGCAAGATCCGCCAGCTGTCGGTGGCCTTCCTGTTTGCCGAGACGATACGCCGTATTTCCGATGGCGAGTCGGTGACCTCGCTGTTCTCTGACCAGAACAACAATTTCTGA
- the mutM gene encoding bifunctional DNA-formamidopyrimidine glycosylase/DNA-(apurinic or apyrimidinic site) lyase, whose translation MPELPEVEVTRRSFAQRIAGARVTAVRLGKPLRWPLGRAPADLVGLTVGEVTRRGKYLWLPLAPGGLLLHLGMSGSLAFADAMAPAATHDHFDLETTQGTLRLTDPRRFGAVVWSDGLDQEPAVKLLSKLGFEPFDPLFTGAYLYSALRGRRVAIKQALLAGDIVVGAGNIYACETLFMAGIDPRLAAHKLSKPRSERLAQAVRQVLGEALAAGGTTLRDFKDSHGVAGSFQMQAQVYGREGEACRRCGSVIRRIVQAQRSTYFCANCQIR comes from the coding sequence ATGCCCGAACTCCCCGAAGTCGAAGTCACCCGCCGCAGCTTTGCCCAGCGCATTGCCGGGGCGCGGGTCACCGCCGTGCGTCTGGGCAAGCCCTTGCGCTGGCCGCTGGGGCGTGCTCCGGCCGATCTGGTGGGGCTGACGGTGGGCGAGGTGACACGCCGCGGCAAGTACCTGTGGCTGCCGCTGGCGCCCGGCGGCCTGCTGCTGCATCTGGGCATGTCGGGCTCGTTGGCCTTTGCTGACGCCATGGCGCCAGCGGCGACCCATGATCATTTCGATCTGGAGACCACCCAGGGCACGCTGCGACTGACCGATCCGCGGCGGTTTGGCGCCGTTGTCTGGTCGGATGGTCTGGACCAGGAGCCGGCTGTCAAGCTTTTATCTAAGCTTGGTTTCGAGCCTTTTGACCCCCTTTTTACCGGCGCCTACCTGTATTCCGCGCTGCGCGGTCGGCGTGTCGCCATCAAGCAGGCGCTGCTGGCGGGTGACATCGTCGTTGGTGCTGGCAATATCTATGCCTGCGAGACGCTGTTCATGGCCGGCATCGATCCCCGGCTGGCCGCGCACAAGCTGAGCAAGCCGCGCAGCGAGCGCCTGGCCCAGGCCGTGCGCCAGGTGCTGGGCGAGGCCTTGGCGGCCGGCGGCACGACGCTGCGGGACTTCAAGGACTCGCATGGCGTGGCCGGCAGCTTCCAGATGCAGGCCCAGGTCTATGGCCGCGAGGGTGAGGCCTGCCGGCGTTGTGGCTCCGTCATACGGCGTATTGTCCAGGCCCAACGCTCCACTTATTTTTGCGCAAATTGCCAGATTCGCTGA
- a CDS encoding dynamin family protein — protein sequence MNGSPRSLAQRLDGLNAWRASLDAALAELVQHLAGQGLLDETVSEQLDRLRLRVGGDKLVVAFVAEFSRGKSELINAMFFSDTGRRVLPATPGRTTMCPVEMSYDKGEPAMLSLLPIETRIEGRSLSDLRLRRSIWTHVPLDELSHEELALTLMEVTRTRAVSVDEARKLGLWSDEPDANDKTSPSPDNPPLREDGLVDVPAWRHALIKYPHPLLEQGLVVLDTPGLNAVGAEPELTLSVIPAAHAVVYILGADTGVTRSDMNVWREHLNEGAMARFVVLNKIDTLNDPLLPVDVVQAQIRKQCANTARTLGVEMDRVFPLSARQALTARLRGDTKGLETSRLPALETMLAKALLPQRGELLAKAVQETVQGVQNHVQRQLTLRRRHNTEQALELRGARGKNAASLRAMRDRVDLEGQRFELCSQRMQALKAIHSRSLKELLDGLAGERVREQVRQMQLGMDASFFHVGARKVFVAMCRELHQLLTQAQVRVDEMQGMLVSSIQMLNTDYGFALAVQQAPDFSRCSRELEMLERSYSQYLGIRSALRLLQPDFMEQFRRMLLAKLRAVFDAARVEVERWSKSATVQVDAQLRERRDTFVRRREALTRVEAEAGELEARLAQLVALEQRLSLAQVRIQPVVNMVLAAAQSMPTRADDGELELPAVAAGEFDASWAQVAAE from the coding sequence ATGAACGGCAGCCCACGCTCACTGGCGCAACGCTTGGATGGCTTGAATGCCTGGCGCGCATCCCTGGATGCTGCGCTGGCAGAGCTTGTCCAGCATCTGGCCGGCCAGGGTTTGCTGGATGAGACCGTCAGCGAGCAGCTGGACCGGTTGCGTCTGCGTGTTGGCGGTGACAAGCTGGTGGTGGCCTTCGTCGCCGAGTTCTCGCGTGGCAAGTCCGAGTTGATCAATGCCATGTTCTTCAGCGACACCGGCCGGCGTGTGCTGCCTGCCACGCCGGGGCGCACGACGATGTGCCCGGTGGAAATGTCGTATGACAAGGGCGAGCCGGCGATGCTGTCGCTGCTGCCCATCGAAACCCGTATCGAAGGCCGTTCGCTGTCCGATCTGCGCCTGCGTCGCAGTATCTGGACCCATGTGCCGCTGGACGAGCTGAGCCATGAAGAGCTGGCGCTGACCTTGATGGAGGTGACGCGCACCCGTGCGGTCAGCGTCGATGAAGCGCGCAAGCTGGGCCTGTGGAGCGACGAGCCCGATGCCAATGACAAGACCTCGCCGTCGCCCGACAACCCGCCGCTGCGCGAGGATGGCCTGGTTGATGTGCCGGCCTGGCGCCATGCGCTGATCAAATACCCCCATCCGCTGCTGGAGCAGGGCCTGGTGGTGCTGGATACGCCGGGGCTGAACGCCGTCGGTGCCGAGCCCGAGCTGACCTTGAGCGTGATTCCGGCCGCCCACGCGGTGGTCTACATCCTCGGCGCCGACACCGGCGTGACCCGTTCCGACATGAATGTCTGGCGCGAGCACCTCAACGAGGGCGCGATGGCGCGCTTCGTGGTGCTGAACAAGATCGATACGCTGAACGACCCGCTGCTGCCGGTCGATGTGGTGCAGGCGCAGATCCGCAAGCAGTGCGCCAACACCGCGCGCACCCTGGGCGTGGAGATGGACCGGGTGTTCCCGCTGTCGGCCCGTCAGGCCCTCACCGCCCGCCTGCGCGGCGATACCAAGGGTCTGGAGACCAGCCGTCTGCCGGCACTGGAAACCATGCTGGCCAAGGCCCTGCTGCCGCAGCGCGGCGAGTTGCTGGCCAAGGCCGTGCAGGAGACGGTGCAGGGCGTGCAGAACCATGTGCAGCGTCAGCTGACCCTGCGCCGCCGCCACAACACCGAGCAGGCGCTGGAGTTGCGCGGGGCCCGCGGCAAGAACGCCGCCAGCCTGCGCGCGATGCGCGACCGTGTCGATCTCGAAGGCCAGCGTTTCGAGCTCTGCTCGCAGCGCATGCAGGCGCTGAAGGCGATTCACAGCCGCTCGCTGAAGGAGCTGCTCGACGGCCTGGCCGGCGAGCGGGTGCGCGAGCAGGTGCGGCAGATGCAGCTGGGCATGGATGCATCGTTCTTCCATGTCGGCGCACGCAAGGTCTTTGTGGCCATGTGCCGCGAGTTGCACCAATTGCTGACCCAGGCCCAGGTGCGGGTCGATGAAATGCAGGGCATGCTGGTCTCCAGCATCCAGATGCTCAACACCGACTACGGCTTTGCGCTGGCGGTGCAGCAGGCGCCGGACTTCTCGCGCTGCTCGCGCGAGCTGGAGATGCTGGAGCGCAGCTACAGCCAGTACCTGGGCATTCGCTCGGCGCTGCGCCTGCTGCAGCCCGATTTCATGGAGCAGTTCCGCCGCATGTTGCTGGCCAAGCTGCGCGCCGTGTTCGATGCCGCCCGTGTCGAGGTCGAGCGCTGGAGCAAGTCCGCCACCGTGCAGGTCGATGCCCAGCTGCGCGAGCGCCGCGACACCTTTGTGCGCCGCCGCGAGGCCTTGACCCGTGTCGAGGCCGAGGCCGGCGAGCTGGAGGCTCGCCTCGCCCAGCTGGTGGCGTTGGAGCAGCGCCTGAGCCTGGCCCAGGTGCGCATACAGCCGGTGGTCAATATGGTGCTGGCTGCGGCGCAGTCCATGCCGACCCGCGCAGATGATGGCGAGCTTGAGCTGCCCGCGGTGGCCGCCGGCGAGTTCGACGCCAGCTGGGCCCAGGTTGCTGCTGAGTGA
- the pth gene encoding aminoacyl-tRNA hydrolase, which yields MIRLFVGLGNPGPEYEDTRHNAGFWWVDEVTRKLGGHLVPERSYFGRVARINLPAGPIWLLQPMTYMNLSGKAVAPLARFFKIAPEEILAVHDELDIEPGQMKFKQGGGNGGHNGLKDMQAQLGSPNFWRLRLGIGHPGDKAEVASYVLRKPPAAEREAIQDCINKSIADALDLMIAGDMDRALMKIHAKPPRPKPPRPAAPTPVMP from the coding sequence ATGATTCGACTTTTTGTTGGCCTGGGCAACCCCGGCCCTGAATACGAGGACACCCGCCACAACGCCGGCTTCTGGTGGGTGGACGAGGTGACACGCAAGCTCGGAGGCCACCTCGTGCCCGAGCGCAGCTATTTCGGCCGCGTCGCGCGCATCAACCTGCCCGCCGGCCCGATCTGGCTGCTGCAGCCCATGACCTATATGAATCTGTCGGGCAAGGCGGTGGCGCCGCTGGCGCGCTTTTTCAAGATCGCGCCCGAGGAGATACTGGCCGTGCACGACGAGCTGGACATTGAGCCGGGCCAGATGAAGTTCAAGCAGGGCGGGGGCAACGGTGGACACAACGGCCTGAAGGACATGCAGGCTCAATTGGGCTCGCCCAACTTCTGGCGCCTGCGCCTGGGCATCGGCCATCCCGGCGACAAGGCCGAGGTCGCCAGCTATGTGCTGCGCAAGCCGCCGGCGGCCGAGCGCGAGGCCATTCAGGACTGCATCAACAAATCGATCGCCGATGCGCTGGATCTGATGATCGCTGGCGATATGGACCGCGCATTGATGAAGATACACGCCAAGCCGCCGCGCCCCAAGCCGCCCCGCCCTGCGGCGCCCACACCCGTCATGCCATGA
- a CDS encoding lipoprotein insertase outer membrane protein LolB, which produces MIARPLSLLLLCASLWGCATAPKPAAFAGDRLSGRLSVQVAHNSGGTAQGGAAAFELLGTAETGQLELSTPLGTLAARASWQPGQALLLRSDTETRYADLDALTRDLLGEAVPVIALFDWLKGRPWAGAISHPLVDGKPGFRQLGWTVDLSSYAEGLINAQRKEPTEVTLRARLDTPER; this is translated from the coding sequence TTGATTGCCCGGCCACTGAGCCTGCTGCTGCTCTGCGCCTCGCTGTGGGGCTGCGCCACGGCGCCCAAGCCGGCCGCCTTTGCCGGCGACAGACTGAGCGGCCGGCTGTCGGTGCAGGTGGCACACAACAGCGGGGGCACGGCGCAGGGCGGTGCAGCGGCCTTCGAGCTGCTGGGCACCGCCGAGACCGGCCAGCTGGAGCTGAGCACCCCGCTGGGCACGCTGGCCGCACGCGCCAGCTGGCAGCCCGGCCAGGCGTTGCTGCTGCGATCCGACACCGAGACCCGCTATGCCGATCTCGACGCGCTGACCCGCGATCTGCTGGGCGAGGCCGTGCCGGTGATCGCCCTGTTCGACTGGCTCAAGGGCAGGCCGTGGGCAGGAGCCATCAGCCATCCATTGGTCGATGGCAAGCCGGGCTTCAGGCAACTGGGCTGGACGGTGGATTTGTCCAGCTACGCCGAGGGCCTGATCAACGCCCAGCGCAAGGAGCCCACCGAGGTCACGCTGCGTGCCCGCCTGGACACGCCGGAGCGCTGA